The following proteins are co-located in the Heteronotia binoei isolate CCM8104 ecotype False Entrance Well chromosome 8, APGP_CSIRO_Hbin_v1, whole genome shotgun sequence genome:
- the EIF3D gene encoding eukaryotic translation initiation factor 3 subunit D — protein sequence MAKFMTPVIQDNPSGWGPCAVPEQFKDMPYQPFSKGDRLGKVADWTGATYQDKRYTNKYSSQFGGGSQYAYFHEEDEASFQLVDTARTQKTAYQRNRMRFAQRNLRRDKDRRNILQFNLQTLPKSAKQKERDRLRLQKKFQKQFGVRQKWDQKSQKPRDSSVEVRSDWEVKEEMDFPRLMKMRYLEVSEPQDIECCGALEYYDKGFDRITTRNEKTLRSIKRIFHTVTTTDDPVIRKLAKTQGNVFATDAILATLMSCTRSVYSWDIIVQRVGSKLFFDKRDNSDFDLLTVSETANEPPQDEGNSFNSPRNLAMEATYINHNFSQQCLRMGKEKYTFPNPNPFVEDDMDKNEVASVAYRYRRWKLGDDIDLIVRCEHDGVMTGANGEVSFINIKTLNEWDSRHCNGVDWRQKLDSQRGAVIATELKNNSYKLARWTCCALLAGSEYLKLGYVSRYHVKDSSRHVILGTQQFKPNEFASQINLSMENAWGILRCVIDICMKLDEGKYLILKDPNKQVIRVYSLPDGTFSSDEEEDDEEEEEEEEEEES from the exons ATGGCAAAATTCATGACACCTGTGATTCAGGACAATCCTTCAGGATGGGGTCCATGTGCTGTTCCTGAGCAGTTCAAAGACATGCCTTATCAGCCATTCAGTAAAGGGGATCGGCTGGGAAAG GTTGCAGACTGGACTGGAGCTACTTATCAAGATAAGCGATACACAA ATAAGTATTCATCCCAGTTTGGAGGAGGCAGTCAATATGCTTATTTCCATGAGGAAGATGAGGCCAGTTTCCAGCTGGTGGACACAGCACGGACCCAGAAGACCGCCTACCAGAGGAATCGTATGAGGTTTGCACAG AGGAACCTTCGGAGAGACAAGGACCGCAGGAACATACTTCAGTTCAACCTGCAGACGCTGCCTAAAAGTGCCAAGCAGAAAGAAAG AGATAGGCTGCGTCTGCAAAAAAAGTTTCAGAAGCAGTTTGGAGTGAGGCAGAAATGGGACCAAAAATCGCAG aagCCTCGTGACTCTTCTGTTGAAGTTCGTAGTGACTGGGAGGTGAAGGAAGAGATGGATTTCCCGAGGCTGATGAAGATGAGATATCTAGAAGTGTCAGAACCTCAGGACAT AGAGTGCTGTGGGGCTCTAGAATACTATGACAAAGGCTTTGACCGCATCACCACAAGAAACGAGAAGACCCTTCGCAGCATCAAGCGCATTTTCCATACCGTGACCACTACTGATGATCCTGTCATCCGCAAG CTGGCCAAGACTCAGGGAAATGTGTTTGCTACCGATGCAATCCTAGCCACCCTCATGTCCTGCACTCGCTCAGTGTATTCCTGGGATATCATTGTTCAGCGAGTTGGATCCAAGCTCTTCTTCGACAAGAGGGACAACTCTGATTTTG ATCTCCTAACAGTGAGTGAGACTGCTAATGAGCCACCACAAGATGAGGGCAATTCCTTCAATTCACCCCGCAACCTTGCTATGGAAGCCACCTACATCAACCACAACTTCTCCCAGCAATGCCTGAGAATG GGGAAAGAAAAATATACATTTCCCAATCCAAACCCATTTGTGGAAGATGACATGGATAAGAATGAGGTGGCTTCTGTTGCATACCG GTATCGAAGGTGGAAGCTAGGAGATGACATTGACCTGATTGTGCGTTGTGAACATGATGGAGTGATGACTGGAGCCAATGGAGAAGTGTCATTcatcaacattaaaacattgaatGAATGGGATTCGAGG CATTGTAATGGAGTAGACTGGCGTCAGAAACTGGACTCTCAGAGAGGAGCTGTGATTGCTACTGAACTGAAAAACAACAGCTACAAACTTGCCCGTTGGACATGTTGTGCATTGCTGGCTGGATCAGAATACCTAAAACTTGG GTATGTGTCCCGCTACCATGTCAAAGACTCCTCACGGCATGTGATCCTGGGAACACAGCAGTTCAAGCCCAACGAATTTGCCAGCCAAATTAATTTAAGCATGGAGAACGCCTGGGGCATATTGCGCTGTGTCATTGACATCTGCATGAAATTGGATGAGGGCAAGTACCTCATCTTGAAAGACCCAAACAAGCAGGTCATTCGGGTCTACAGTCTGCCTGATGGTACCTTCAGCTCTGATGAAGAGGAGgatgacgaggaggaggaggaggaagaggaag AGGAAGAGAGCTGA